In Methanobacteriales archaeon HGW-Methanobacteriales-1, one DNA window encodes the following:
- a CDS encoding phosphoglycerate mutase (catalyzes the interconversion of 3-phosphoglycerate and 2-phosphoglycerate; this enzyme does not require the cofactor 2,3-bisphosphoglycerate as a phosphate donor; BPG-independent PGAM; aPGAM): MKGIIMIIDGMADRPLKELDNKTPLEAAKTPNMDEMAKIGINGIMDPIKPGIRAGSDTSHISILGYDPYQVYTGRGPFEAAGVGIEVLPGDIAFRCNFSTASKEGIITDRRAGRIREKTGQLASSLNSIHLEGFEDVEIIFKESTGHRSVLVLRGSGLSDQVSDADPKKEGKAPKEIVDLDGSPEAEKTARVLNKFVSESYNILKDHPLNLERIEAEEPPANIVLPRGAGAVPDVQPFNEKYGLKSACIAETGLIMGIGKLAGMDIIEVEGATGGVDTDLESIGQSIIKNTSNEYNFLLINIDGADEAGHDGNLQEKVDFIEKVDTVIGEVMKIPDTCFILTADHSTPISVMDHTGDPVPLVINGPEIRVDDVEKFDERSATKGGLCRIRGSDIMNILMDLMNKSEKFGA; encoded by the coding sequence ATGAAAGGGATAATAATGATAATCGACGGGATGGCAGATCGTCCCTTAAAAGAACTGGATAACAAAACTCCGCTTGAAGCGGCTAAAACCCCCAACATGGACGAAATGGCAAAAATAGGTATCAACGGAATAATGGATCCTATAAAACCAGGTATAAGGGCCGGAAGTGATACTTCCCACATTTCAATACTGGGATACGATCCTTATCAGGTTTACACCGGTAGAGGGCCATTTGAAGCTGCGGGCGTTGGAATAGAAGTCCTGCCTGGAGATATTGCCTTTAGGTGCAATTTTTCCACTGCTAGTAAAGAAGGCATTATAACCGACCGTCGAGCAGGGAGAATAAGGGAAAAAACAGGACAATTGGCTTCAAGTCTGAATTCCATTCATTTAGAAGGATTTGAAGATGTAGAAATCATTTTTAAAGAGTCCACCGGCCACAGGTCAGTCTTAGTGCTTAGAGGTAGCGGATTATCTGATCAAGTTAGTGATGCTGATCCTAAAAAAGAAGGAAAGGCCCCTAAAGAAATTGTAGATCTTGATGGATCTCCTGAAGCTGAAAAAACAGCCCGAGTACTTAATAAATTCGTGAGTGAATCTTATAATATTTTAAAGGATCATCCTCTGAATTTAGAGCGAATTGAAGCAGAAGAACCACCAGCCAATATAGTCCTTCCCCGAGGGGCCGGAGCCGTGCCAGATGTGCAGCCCTTCAATGAAAAATATGGTCTCAAATCTGCATGTATAGCTGAAACTGGTCTTATAATGGGCATTGGGAAGTTAGCAGGTATGGATATTATTGAAGTGGAAGGTGCTACAGGCGGAGTGGATACTGACCTGGAAAGTATAGGCCAAAGTATCATTAAAAACACTTCAAATGAATATAATTTCCTTTTAATCAACATAGATGGTGCTGATGAAGCAGGACACGATGGAAACCTCCAGGAAAAAGTAGATTTCATAGAAAAAGTAGATACGGTGATTGGAGAAGTAATGAAAATTCCAGATACATGTTTCATACTTACTGCCGATCATTCCACCCCTATTTCAGTAATGGACCACACCGGGGACCCCGTTCCATTAGTAATTAATGGGCCAGAGATAAGAGTAGATGATGTGGAAAAATTCGATGAAAGATCAGCCACTAAAGGTGGTTTATGCCGAATAAGAGGTTCTGATATAATGAATATCTTAATGGACCTGATGAACAAGTCTGAAAAGTTCGGGGCTTAA
- a CDS encoding glucose-1-phosphate thymidylyltransferase has protein sequence MQAVILTAGEGTRMRPLTLTRPKTMLPVGGKPILQYNVEALRDAGITEILLIVGYHEEMVKEHFENGEKLGVQINYITQKERLGTAHAIGHCQNFIKEDFVVLNGDIILDPKLLRELIENYQTRSPDTMMVLTEVEDPSPFGVVEIKNGQITKIIEKPALDEAPSNLINTGVYVFNQDILSKIEETELSPRGEYEITDSLQMQIDEGKKIKGFITHKKWIDVGRPWELLEINEEFLTNLEEKIEGNIEEGVNIEGIIVLGKNSVIRSGTYIQGPVYIGEDCDIGPNSYLRSNTYLGNQVSIGNAVEIKNSIIMDHTNVNHLTYVGDSIIGSNCNLAAGTNIANLRFDDENVKMSVKDERVDTGRRKLGVVFGDGVKTGINSSFNPGVKVGMNSAIGSGTVIYQDVDSEKIVLVKQEYQIIDKNPSP, from the coding sequence ATGCAAGCCGTAATTCTTACTGCCGGAGAAGGGACCAGAATGCGTCCTTTAACATTAACCCGGCCCAAAACCATGCTTCCAGTAGGTGGAAAACCCATACTACAGTACAATGTAGAAGCCCTTCGAGATGCAGGAATAACTGAGATACTACTCATAGTTGGTTATCATGAAGAAATGGTTAAGGAGCACTTTGAAAATGGTGAAAAGTTAGGTGTCCAAATTAATTACATCACCCAAAAAGAGCGTTTAGGTACGGCCCATGCCATAGGCCACTGCCAGAACTTTATAAAAGAGGATTTTGTAGTATTAAATGGGGACATAATACTTGATCCAAAACTTTTAAGGGAATTAATAGAAAACTATCAGACCAGATCTCCCGATACCATGATGGTATTAACCGAAGTGGAAGATCCCAGCCCATTTGGTGTGGTAGAAATTAAAAACGGACAGATAACAAAAATAATAGAAAAACCAGCCCTTGATGAAGCCCCTAGTAATCTAATTAACACCGGTGTCTATGTTTTTAATCAAGATATTCTCTCTAAAATAGAAGAAACTGAGCTTTCCCCTCGAGGCGAGTATGAAATAACTGATTCTCTGCAAATGCAAATAGATGAAGGAAAAAAGATTAAAGGATTCATTACTCATAAAAAATGGATAGATGTGGGAAGGCCTTGGGAACTTTTAGAAATTAATGAAGAATTTCTGACAAATCTGGAAGAAAAAATTGAGGGAAATATAGAAGAAGGAGTTAATATTGAAGGTATCATTGTTTTAGGTAAAAACAGTGTTATTCGCTCAGGTACCTATATTCAGGGGCCAGTTTATATTGGAGAAGACTGTGATATTGGGCCCAATAGTTATTTAAGGAGCAATACATATCTAGGAAACCAAGTAAGTATAGGTAACGCTGTGGAAATTAAAAATTCTATTATTATGGACCACACAAATGTGAATCACCTTACTTATGTGGGAGATTCCATAATAGGATCGAATTGTAACCTTGCTGCGGGTACCAACATAGCTAATCTCCGTTTTGACGATGAAAATGTAAAAATGAGTGTTAAAGATGAGAGAGTGGATACTGGCCGACGAAAATTGGGTGTAGTATTTGGTGATGGAGTGAAAACAGGAATTAACTCCAGTTTCAATCCAGGCGTAAAAGTTGGTATGAATTCCGCTATTGGATCTGGAACAGTTATCTATCAGGACGTAGATTCTGAAAAAATAGTCCTGGTAAAGCAAGAGTACCAGATTATTGATAAAAATCCGTCCCCCTGA
- the glmM gene encoding phosphoglucosamine mutase → MVFKNSNTSTKKEGIKKEEKDINPIPRLFGTSGIRGKVGEKINTQLALDVGKAVSSYLNGKGNVVVGYDPRTSNKMLENALCAGLMEGGCNVQYLGMVPTPVVGFAASRLNASAGVMITASHNPSPDNGIKLWNTNGMAYSTKQELEIERIIHEKDYLEKNWNELGKKEEVKDLISDYVQELLGLVDIKPGLKVVVDCGSGAASYLSPLILRKAGCEVLSLNSQPDGFFPGRKPEPNRANLKDLMKTVQLTKADLGIAHDGDADRMVAVDDTGEMADFDKLLALISRRAGGTVITTVDASMCIDESLESIGGRVIRTKVGDVHVAHEIVKQNASFGGEPSGTWLHPEFCMCPDGILSALKVVEMVSDQGPLSELLASVPEYPTMREKLPCPNEKKDKVMEIAESELEACFNDVSNVNNIDGIRISLEDGSWVLVRPSGTEPYIRITLEGKNNTRAEEIRKISTEFIEKLLIN, encoded by the coding sequence ATGGTGTTTAAAAACAGCAATACAAGTACCAAAAAAGAAGGGATAAAAAAAGAAGAAAAGGATATTAATCCCATCCCTCGACTTTTTGGAACCTCAGGAATTCGAGGCAAGGTAGGAGAAAAAATAAACACCCAACTTGCTCTTGATGTTGGAAAAGCAGTTTCCAGCTATTTAAATGGGAAAGGAAATGTAGTTGTTGGTTATGATCCTAGAACATCCAATAAAATGCTGGAAAATGCATTATGTGCTGGTTTGATGGAAGGTGGTTGTAATGTTCAATATTTGGGCATGGTTCCCACACCAGTAGTAGGTTTTGCTGCTTCCCGTCTTAATGCATCTGCCGGAGTTATGATAACCGCATCACATAACCCATCACCAGATAATGGAATAAAATTATGGAATACTAATGGAATGGCCTATTCCACTAAGCAGGAACTTGAAATAGAACGAATAATTCACGAAAAAGATTATTTAGAAAAAAATTGGAATGAACTGGGCAAAAAAGAAGAAGTTAAAGATTTAATTTCAGATTATGTTCAGGAACTTCTGGGACTGGTGGACATTAAACCGGGTCTAAAAGTAGTGGTAGACTGTGGATCAGGCGCAGCTTCCTATTTATCCCCCCTTATTTTAAGAAAAGCTGGCTGTGAAGTTTTAAGTTTAAATTCTCAACCAGATGGATTTTTCCCTGGACGAAAACCAGAACCTAATCGTGCTAATCTAAAAGATCTTATGAAAACTGTGCAGCTTACTAAAGCAGATTTAGGAATAGCCCATGATGGTGATGCTGATCGAATGGTTGCCGTGGATGATACTGGTGAAATGGCAGACTTTGATAAGTTACTGGCATTAATATCTCGCAGAGCTGGAGGAACCGTAATTACCACCGTAGATGCTTCCATGTGTATTGATGAATCTTTAGAAAGCATTGGTGGAAGGGTTATAAGAACCAAAGTAGGAGATGTTCATGTGGCCCATGAAATTGTTAAACAAAATGCTTCCTTTGGTGGGGAACCTTCTGGAACCTGGCTACATCCAGAATTCTGTATGTGTCCTGATGGAATATTGTCTGCTTTGAAGGTAGTGGAAATGGTTTCTGATCAAGGACCCCTTTCTGAGTTACTAGCATCCGTACCAGAGTACCCAACCATGCGGGAAAAACTACCTTGCCCTAATGAAAAGAAAGATAAGGTGATGGAAATTGCAGAGTCTGAATTGGAAGCTTGTTTTAATGATGTCTCAAATGTAAATAACATAGATGGCATTCGCATCTCATTGGAAGATGGTAGTTGGGTACTGGTAAGGCCATCAGGTACTGAACCTTATATCCGCATAACTCTAGAAGGAAAGAATAACACAAGGGCCGAGGAAATTCGGAAAATTTCTACAGAATTTATAGAAAAACTTCTGATTAACTAA
- a CDS encoding histidinol-phosphate transaminase: MVKMRKIISELDPYVPGRSINEIAAEYNLKKEDIIKLGSNENPMGPSPKAMAAVESEISKISQYPESGLGDLKEEIARYSRVSPEQVIIGGDGADEIIEMLGKTFIDPECEFIVALPSYMYYEYTLQNYEAVPVYARWDVEENKLDVKSVLDVISEKTRLIFLCTPNNPTGGLIDKKDIKTILEGTDALVVVDEAYFEFSLIDNVDLLDDYSNLFIMRTFSKVLGLAGMRIGYGLSNSKIIEYMHRAKPVFSLTKLSHAAALATLKDTDYIKKSTKLSIASREFLYDEISKIDNIRIFPSKSNYLLMDIRKTGMTAAKLSKKLLKNGIIVRDCTSFKGLDEYWIRASVGTLKQDAKFVKILKELVSS, translated from the coding sequence ATGGTTAAAATGCGTAAAATTATCAGTGAACTGGACCCTTATGTTCCTGGAAGGTCTATTAATGAAATTGCAGCAGAATACAACCTTAAAAAGGAAGATATTATAAAATTAGGATCCAATGAAAACCCCATGGGACCATCTCCAAAGGCCATGGCGGCTGTAGAATCAGAAATCAGCAAAATCAGTCAGTATCCAGAATCTGGCCTAGGTGATCTTAAAGAAGAAATAGCTCGCTATTCCCGAGTTTCACCAGAACAAGTGATAATCGGCGGAGATGGTGCTGATGAAATCATTGAAATGCTGGGAAAAACTTTCATAGACCCTGAATGTGAATTTATAGTAGCTTTACCATCTTATATGTACTATGAATACACTTTACAGAATTATGAGGCCGTTCCAGTTTATGCTCGATGGGATGTTGAAGAAAATAAACTGGATGTGAAGTCTGTTTTGGATGTTATCAGTGAAAAGACCAGATTAATATTTTTATGCACCCCCAACAATCCTACCGGTGGTTTAATTGATAAAAAAGATATAAAAACCATATTAGAAGGCACAGATGCATTAGTTGTGGTTGATGAGGCCTATTTTGAGTTCTCATTGATTGATAATGTGGATCTTCTGGATGATTATTCCAATTTATTCATTATGCGGACATTTTCAAAAGTTCTGGGCCTGGCCGGTATGAGAATTGGATACGGACTATCCAACAGCAAAATAATTGAATATATGCATCGAGCCAAACCAGTTTTCAGTTTAACCAAACTTTCCCATGCTGCAGCTCTAGCAACCCTCAAAGACACGGATTATATTAAAAAATCAACCAAACTTTCTATTGCCAGTAGGGAATTTTTGTATGATGAAATTTCTAAAATAGATAATATACGAATATTTCCATCAAAATCCAATTATCTGTTAATGGATATTAGAAAAACTGGTATGACTGCAGCAAAATTAAGTAAAAAACTATTAAAAAATGGAATTATTGTTAGAGATTGTACTTCCTTTAAAGGGCTTGACGAATATTGGATTAGGGCCAGTGTAGGTACATTAAAACAAGATGCGAAGTTTGTAAAGATTTTAAAAGAATTAGTTTCATCTTAA
- a CDS encoding TIGR00297 family protein, with amino-acid sequence MIYWEYVILCSIMGLVTYFRGALDFWGSLFMVIMGIIIILAAGFNWLLLILIFLILGLVSTKYKHQYKKELGVYEGTRSTKNVISNGLVPFVMAAFGYYDGFVGGFIGSVATATADTMASEVGVTQTPRLVTTLKKVAPGTDGGISVLGTAAGILGAGLIGIFAYLLGILPDPFVSLKISIIAGTVGCFMDSFLGAIFERRNYITNEHVNLLATLTGAFLGIILV; translated from the coding sequence ATGATATACTGGGAATATGTGATCCTTTGCTCGATCATGGGCCTTGTTACTTACTTTAGAGGGGCTCTTGACTTTTGGGGATCTCTTTTCATGGTTATCATGGGTATTATAATCATATTAGCTGCCGGTTTTAACTGGCTACTTTTAATTCTTATTTTTCTTATTTTAGGCCTGGTATCAACCAAATACAAACATCAATATAAAAAAGAACTTGGTGTGTATGAAGGTACTCGATCTACGAAAAACGTTATTTCTAATGGGCTAGTGCCTTTTGTAATGGCTGCATTTGGATATTACGACGGTTTTGTAGGTGGATTTATTGGTTCAGTGGCTACTGCTACCGCCGATACGATGGCCAGCGAAGTTGGGGTTACCCAAACACCTCGTCTAGTTACCACCCTTAAAAAGGTAGCTCCAGGTACAGATGGAGGAATATCAGTTTTAGGAACTGCTGCAGGTATTTTAGGGGCAGGACTAATTGGAATATTTGCATATTTACTGGGAATTCTACCAGACCCCTTTGTTTCCTTAAAAATATCCATAATAGCAGGTACTGTAGGCTGTTTTATGGACAGTTTCCTGGGAGCAATTTTCGAGAGAAGAAATTATATTACTAATGAGCACGTTAATCTCCTGGCCACCCTCACCGGGGCATTTCTGGGAATTATACTGGTTTAA
- a CDS encoding glutamate decarboxylase: MKKSEREVASTFGSRYFSESIPKYEISEEGMPPRAAYQLIHEELNLDGNPALNLASFVTTWMEPEADKLIMESMGKNFIDNDEYPQTSKIQDRVINMLARLFNAPHESKSIGTSAIGSSEAIMLGLLAHKWTWKNRRKAEGKPYDKPNIVMGADVHTVWEKFALYFDVELRLIPLAKDTYIVTAEEVAKQIDENTICVGTVIGTTFTGQMDPINEINDLLIDIKEKRGWDIPIHVDGASGGFIAPFVYPDLSWDFRLEQVRSINVSGHKYGLVYPGVGWLIFKDKSDLPEELIFKVNYLGGLMPNYSLNFSKGSSTIVAQYYNFLRLGKNGYKDIMENMLQNCKHLAGKLEKSGKFEIINKEVMFPLVAVGLKDADFTVFQLSEKLREKGWIIPAYTLPENAQDAAVLRMVIKENFGRDMVDSLLDDIMEAYEYLEKQKTKNHEERENPTLLY; encoded by the coding sequence ATGAAGAAATCTGAGAGAGAAGTAGCTAGTACTTTTGGGAGCCGTTATTTTTCGGAATCCATACCTAAATATGAAATTAGTGAAGAAGGAATGCCTCCTCGTGCAGCATATCAATTAATACACGAAGAATTAAATTTGGATGGTAATCCGGCCCTCAATTTGGCCAGCTTTGTCACTACCTGGATGGAACCAGAGGCAGACAAATTAATAATGGAAAGTATGGGAAAAAACTTCATTGATAATGACGAGTACCCTCAAACTTCTAAAATTCAAGATAGGGTTATTAATATGCTGGCCCGACTTTTTAACGCACCTCATGAATCTAAATCAATTGGTACCAGTGCCATAGGCTCATCAGAGGCCATTATGCTGGGTCTTCTGGCCCACAAGTGGACCTGGAAAAATCGCAGAAAAGCGGAAGGAAAACCATATGATAAGCCAAATATTGTAATGGGGGCGGATGTACACACTGTTTGGGAGAAATTTGCACTGTATTTTGATGTAGAACTTCGTTTAATTCCTTTGGCAAAGGATACATACATTGTAACGGCCGAAGAAGTAGCCAAACAAATAGATGAGAATACTATATGTGTGGGTACTGTAATTGGAACAACATTCACCGGCCAAATGGATCCTATTAATGAAATTAATGACCTTTTAATTGATATAAAAGAAAAAAGAGGATGGGACATACCCATACATGTGGATGGTGCTAGTGGAGGATTTATAGCTCCCTTTGTCTACCCTGATCTTTCATGGGATTTTAGATTAGAACAAGTACGCTCTATAAATGTATCTGGCCATAAATACGGTCTGGTATATCCTGGTGTAGGTTGGTTAATATTTAAAGATAAAAGTGATCTCCCAGAGGAGCTAATTTTTAAGGTTAACTACTTGGGAGGACTTATGCCGAACTATTCCCTCAATTTCTCCAAAGGAAGCAGCACCATTGTGGCACAATACTATAATTTCCTTAGGCTGGGCAAAAACGGATATAAAGATATAATGGAAAACATGCTTCAAAACTGCAAGCATCTGGCCGGAAAATTAGAGAAATCAGGCAAATTTGAAATTATTAACAAAGAAGTTATGTTCCCACTAGTGGCTGTTGGCCTTAAAGATGCGGATTTCACGGTTTTTCAACTTTCAGAAAAATTAAGGGAGAAAGGCTGGATAATTCCGGCTTATACTTTACCTGAAAATGCCCAGGATGCGGCCGTACTTAGAATGGTCATAAAAGAGAATTTTGGTAGAGATATGGTTGATTCGCTTTTAGATGATATAATGGAGGCCTATGAGTATTTGGAAAAACAAAAAACTAAGAATCATGAAGAAAGGGAGAATCCAACTCTATTATATTAA
- a CDS encoding peptide transporter → MPILSFGSRNIDLITGKKTMTIRKLWKKPLKVGDRLHCYWNLVSKERNKIFEAEVVDVEVLKFENLIKNNKLAQEEGFKNASELASEFKKMYLDEINKDTLFQVIRFKKLPIKDWEGEKIDEKAMITQRADILFDSGKYDKSAMCYTAALKFDPSDIYILNKKGDNLTRLGKFDEALNCYNNALKIEPENEYIINNKAITLLNSGHPYDALKCSDKAVQINPKNAVILYWRGFILEMLGKTYEALETYDNVLKIDSNNPEVWNARGNLLTDLGQTEKALEAYDKALELVLDDKPTATAWNRKGNALLELGRFKEALKCYEEALKLDSKNDVIWSNEGVVLMELSRFQEAVDAFNKSLLINPQNDDAKVLRDECLENL, encoded by the coding sequence TTGCCAATTTTATCATTTGGAAGCCGTAATATAGATCTTATAACTGGTAAAAAAACCATGACTATTCGTAAGTTATGGAAAAAACCTCTTAAAGTAGGTGACCGATTACACTGCTACTGGAATTTAGTTTCAAAAGAGCGAAACAAAATTTTTGAGGCGGAAGTGGTTGATGTTGAAGTTTTAAAATTTGAAAATCTGATTAAAAACAACAAATTAGCGCAGGAAGAAGGTTTTAAGAACGCTTCTGAGCTGGCCAGCGAATTTAAAAAGATGTACTTAGATGAAATAAATAAAGATACCTTATTCCAAGTCATAAGATTTAAGAAGCTTCCTATTAAAGACTGGGAAGGTGAAAAAATTGATGAAAAGGCAATGATAACTCAAAGAGCAGATATCTTATTTGATTCTGGAAAATACGATAAATCAGCCATGTGCTACACTGCTGCTCTAAAATTCGATCCTAGTGATATTTACATTTTAAATAAAAAGGGAGACAACCTTACTCGACTCGGGAAATTTGATGAAGCATTAAATTGTTATAATAATGCTCTGAAAATAGAACCAGAAAATGAATACATAATAAATAATAAAGCCATAACTCTTTTGAATTCAGGCCATCCTTATGACGCCCTGAAATGCAGTGATAAAGCCGTGCAAATCAACCCCAAAAATGCAGTAATCCTTTATTGGAGAGGTTTTATACTGGAAATGCTGGGGAAAACTTATGAAGCATTAGAAACGTATGATAATGTTCTAAAAATCGACTCTAACAATCCTGAAGTTTGGAATGCCCGTGGAAATCTTTTAACCGACTTGGGGCAAACTGAAAAGGCACTTGAAGCCTATGATAAAGCATTAGAGCTGGTTTTAGATGATAAACCTACTGCAACCGCATGGAATAGAAAAGGAAATGCTCTCTTGGAGTTAGGGAGATTCAAAGAAGCATTGAAATGTTATGAAGAAGCATTGAAACTAGATAGCAAAAATGATGTGATATGGAGCAATGAAGGTGTGGTTTTAATGGAATTAAGCCGTTTTCAGGAAGCTGTAGATGCATTTAATAAATCCCTACTCATAAATCCTCAAAATGATGATGCTAAAGTATTACGTGATGAATGCCTAGAAAACCTTTAA
- a CDS encoding gamma carbonic anhydrase family protein, producing the protein MHPTAKIFPGSQIIGNVEIGQDSSVWYNAVIRGDIESIIIGNFSNVQDNCVVHSSREYPLELGDYVSIGHGAVVHGCKLGDNVLVGMNSTILNGAEIGENSIIGAGAVVTEGKKFPPESLIIGLPAKAVRTLSEEQTKSIKDNALRYVELSKKHSDKKNSIIK; encoded by the coding sequence ATCCACCCCACTGCAAAAATATTTCCTGGTTCACAAATCATAGGGAATGTTGAAATAGGTCAGGATTCTTCAGTATGGTACAATGCCGTCATAAGGGGAGATATTGAATCTATAATCATAGGCAATTTTTCTAATGTTCAGGACAATTGTGTGGTGCATTCTTCCAGAGAATATCCATTAGAATTAGGAGATTATGTTTCCATAGGCCATGGTGCAGTTGTGCATGGCTGCAAATTAGGTGACAATGTCCTGGTGGGCATGAATTCTACTATATTAAATGGAGCTGAAATTGGAGAAAATTCCATTATTGGTGCTGGAGCTGTGGTGACTGAAGGTAAAAAATTCCCTCCAGAAAGTTTAATAATTGGTTTGCCTGCAAAAGCTGTTAGAACCTTGTCAGAAGAACAGACAAAATCCATAAAAGACAACGCCCTTAGATATGTGGAGCTTTCTAAGAAACACTCTGACAAAAAAAATTCAATCATTAAATAA
- a CDS encoding anaerobic ribonucleoside-triphosphate reductase activating protein: MKIGGTFISSLDFPGRISLVISTGGCPLRCPYCHNPELIDGGEEISIPEVLKQIEDALEFIDGLVITGGEPLMQLREIEELLYYAKSHGLETKLDTNGCYPERLKKILNLVDYVGIDVKSPFDKYEKIVGSDIGDNVEKSLEVVLNSDSTFLECKTTYVPGLISFEDIKQISREIECDLYTIQQFRNRVVLDPELENTSSPSPQELRKMAESIKPVLKKVKIKTAEFGEEII; the protein is encoded by the coding sequence ATGAAAATAGGTGGAACATTCATATCATCCCTGGATTTTCCCGGGCGTATTTCTCTAGTTATTTCTACGGGCGGATGCCCTCTAAGATGCCCTTACTGCCATAATCCGGAATTAATTGATGGTGGAGAAGAAATAAGTATTCCAGAAGTATTAAAACAAATTGAAGATGCTCTAGAATTTATAGATGGGTTAGTAATAACTGGTGGAGAGCCTTTAATGCAATTAAGAGAAATTGAAGAACTTTTATATTATGCTAAATCGCATGGCCTGGAAACTAAACTTGATACCAATGGATGTTATCCAGAAAGGCTTAAAAAAATATTAAATCTGGTAGATTATGTGGGAATTGATGTAAAATCACCTTTCGACAAATATGAAAAAATTGTAGGGTCCGATATTGGAGATAATGTTGAAAAATCTCTAGAAGTAGTTTTAAATTCAGATTCAACATTTTTAGAATGTAAAACTACTTATGTGCCTGGCCTTATTTCATTTGAAGATATAAAGCAGATTTCAAGAGAGATAGAATGTGATTTATATACCATTCAGCAATTTAGAAATAGAGTTGTTCTTGATCCAGAATTAGAAAATACGTCCAGCCCCTCACCCCAAGAACTTAGAAAGATGGCAGAAAGCATAAAACCTGTTTTAAAGAAAGTAAAAATCAAAACTGCTGAATTTGGGGAAGAAATAATATAA
- a CDS encoding 30S ribosomal protein S3ae: MAKARRRRVRDTWKEKQWYKITSPKAFGGSEIGTTPAKDPEFLLKRRIDTTMRELTGDFSKQYVKLKFQISEVAGDTAGTRFIGHQVTTDYVRSMIRRGTSRIDAPVIVKTNDGFTMKVHILAITTRRAKSSQQKFMRETIQQLLIKIAADKSFEQVIEGLVTGKIASEIYHKAKKIYPLKRVETIKTKVLEEPQ, encoded by the coding sequence ATGGCTAAAGCGCGACGAAGAAGAGTACGTGATACATGGAAAGAAAAACAATGGTACAAGATTACTAGTCCTAAAGCATTCGGAGGAAGCGAAATCGGGACTACACCTGCAAAGGACCCTGAATTTCTCCTTAAAAGAAGAATAGACACCACTATGAGAGAATTAACTGGTGACTTCTCTAAACAATACGTAAAATTAAAATTCCAAATTAGTGAAGTGGCAGGAGATACTGCAGGAACCAGATTCATCGGACATCAAGTAACTACTGATTATGTTAGAAGTATGATCCGAAGAGGAACCAGCCGAATCGACGCCCCAGTTATTGTTAAAACTAACGACGGATTCACCATGAAAGTGCACATCCTCGCAATAACCACTAGAAGGGCCAAGTCTTCCCAACAAAAATTCATGAGGGAAACTATTCAGCAACTCTTAATCAAGATTGCCGCTGACAAGAGCTTTGAACAAGTAATCGAAGGATTAGTTACTGGTAAAATAGCTTCTGAAATTTACCATAAGGCTAAAAAAATCTACCCTCTAAAGAGAGTAGAAACTATTAAGACCAAGGTCTTAGAAGAGCCACAATAG